Proteins encoded by one window of Xenopus tropicalis strain Nigerian chromosome 6, UCB_Xtro_10.0, whole genome shotgun sequence:
- the LOC116406503 gene encoding uncharacterized protein LOC116406503: protein MESILPNFITSPEDMEIIMDVPKELWTLEDLQLQESDGTEQYLSPTINPMGISPKQHDVSQETPLIISQEATHKGQEVQPSDLHPWTYGPPSKGQSSILTELPSWQESTLKGEDAEPTKAHHSVDTFLPKGQHQPSDSLPFFPHNGIKGHSISFSSQIAEEGYPLKLPGWTSPSPLEVLERPFTMIPLWTELNSETSTSNRASVSRADFPNLQEDVTMSEASSLFENNKSLRVPSLPPLMIATVVRTTTPSLHDTSSVLTPTISNSNVALGEEERSTQRFPWPPSTTRRMPDIPTVVQSSSIPGLSRTLLPQEVQSVSADGHKASLSTHMQSSQIQTYGRLSRGT, encoded by the exons ATGGAGTCGATTTTACCAAACTTTATTACTTCCCCTGAGGATATGGAAATTATTATGGATGTCCCTAAAGAGTTATGGACCCTAGAAG ATTTGCAGCTGCAAGAAAGTGATGGAACCGAGCAGTACCTGTCTCCAACCATAAACCCTATGGGGATTTCTCCGAAGCAACATGATGTCTCACAGGAAACACCTCTCATCATTTCACAGGAAGCTACTCACAAAGGGCAGGAGGTTCAGCCTTCAGACCTACATCCATGGACATATGGACCCCCTTCAAAAGGTCAAAGTAGCATATTGACTGAACTCCCTTCATGGCAGGAAAGTACTTTAAAAGGGGAAGACGCTGAACCTACTAAAGCCCATCACTCAGTGGACACGTTTCTACCAAAAGGTCAACATCAGCCTTCTGACTCGCTGCCGTTCTTTCCACATAATGGTATAAAGGGACATAGCATTTCATTTTCAAGCCAAATAGCCGAAGAAGGATATCCACTTAAACTTCCAGGATGGACATCCCCGTCTCCCTTGGAAGTGTTGGAAAGACCATTCACAATGATACCATTATGGACTGAACTTAATTCTGAAACCTCTACTTCTAACAGGGCCTCGGTGTCTAGAGCCGACTTTCCAAACCTACAAGAAGATGTCACTATGTCAGAGGCATCATCTTTATTTGAAAACAACAAGTCCTTGCGAGTTCCTAGTCTTCCACCACTCATGATTGCCACTGTTGTTAGAACAACAACTCCATCGCTCCATGATACCTCTTCAGTTTTAACGCCCACAATATCAAATAGCAACGTTGCTTTGGGTGAAGAAGAACGTTCTACACAAAGGTTTCCATGGCCACCATCTACAACCAGAAGGATGCCTGACATACCTACAGTTGTTCAAAGCTCTTCAA TCCCAGGGTTATCAAGAACTCTCCTACCTCAAGAAGTACAGTCGGTATCAGCTGATGGGCACAAAGCATCACTCAGTACCCACATGCAGTCAA GTCAGATTCAGACCTACGGGAGGTTAAGTAGAGGAACTTAG